Proteins from a genomic interval of Thunnus thynnus chromosome 5, fThuThy2.1, whole genome shotgun sequence:
- the LOC137183767 gene encoding receptor-interacting serine/threonine-protein kinase 3-like, producing the protein MALSSKTELSADDFLDGRVSIGSGGFGHVYKARHKNWGFDVAIKLLHDDVSAEKALYGEASLMNEASSEFVVRVYGFYKEEKPMQKGIVMEFMTRGSIQSLQKDLSGPPPWPLALRLAHQVALAINFLHSKDLMHQDLKPSNVLLTEDLNAKLADFGLSRVSTSALNRKEGMTGEIGGSYKYMPPEAFELSYPPVRSFDIYSYGILLWSIVTGKEPYPSIVAADSSLLKMGIRRGDRPPLTEIDQKADGLKELVDLMKSCWHGDPTQRPYAKKCWKVTEDVFSRHGKKGINDAVHKVKTTLDSPTNNQHSNTSVASSSPPQPPEQSESNDEVDHARFTNTGRSFKQDSVSVSTGEMNNTDKEKFVDNNRAMLIQNVSEVLAIAEELGDMVHGETYSLIEAKKTDQDRMRVLYQRTLRSGGEVVKAAFYDALKKNHSKLVERLGAPPTGQPALITGDSNWLHLSTSYWPQDSVSVSTGEMNNTDKGKFVDNNRAMLIQNVSEVLAIAEELGDMVHGETYSLIEAKETDQDRMRVLYQRTLRSGGEVVKAAFYDALKKNHSKLVERLGGV; encoded by the exons ATGGCACTGAGCAGCAAGACTGAGCTGAGTGCAGATGACTTCTTGGATGGACGGGTATCCATTGGCTCTGGGGGATTTGGTCACGTCTACAAGGCCAGGCACAAGAACTGGGGTTTTGATGTGGCCATTAAGCTACTTCATGATGATGTGAG CGCCGAGAAAGCACTTTATGGAGAGGCTTCTCTTATGAATGAGGCCTCCTCTGAGTTTGTGGTGAGGGTTTATGGATTTTATAAGGAAGAAAAGCCCATGCAAAAGGGAATAGTCATGGAATTCATGACAAGAGGCTCCATTCAGTCCCTGCAGAAGGACCTGTCTGGCCCTCCACCGTGGCCTCTGGCCTTGCGCTTGGCCCATCAGGTGGCTTTAGCCATAAACTTTCTCCATTCAAAGGACCTTATGCACCAGGACCTAAAGCCAAGTAATGTACTGCTGACTGAAGACCTCAATGCCAAG ctGGCAGACTTTGGTCTGTCCAGGGTTTCTACCAGTGCATTGAACAGAAAGGAAGGAATGACAGGAGAAATCGGAGGCTCTTACAAGTACATGCCTCCCGAGGCTTTCGAATTATCATACCCACCTGTTCGTTCTTTTGACATATACAG CTATGGTATCCTTCTCTGGTCTATTGTTACTGGTAAAGAGCCCTATCCAA GCATTGTAGCGGCGGATTCCAGTCTTTTGAAAATGGGGATCAGAAGAGGGGACAGACCTCCCTTGACGGAAATTGACCAGAAGGCAGATGGATTAAAAGAGCTGGTTGACCTCATGAAGAGTTGCTGGCATGGGGATCCCACTCAGAGGCCATACGCTAAGA AGTGCTGGAAAGTCACTGAGGATGTGTTCTCAAGGCATGGAAAGAAGGGAATTAATGATGCGGTCCATAAAGTCAAGACAACACTG GATTCACCAACTAATAATCAACATTCAAACACATCTGTTGCCTCCAGCTCTCCTCCTCAGCCACCAG AACAGTCAGAGTCAAATGATGAGGTAGATCATGCCAGATTTACAAATACTGGAAGGTCTTTTAAACAG gattctgtctctgtttctacTGGGGAAATGAATAATACGGATAAAG aaaagttcGTTGACAACAACAGGGCAATGTTAATCCAAAACGTTTCTGAGGTATTGGCAATAGCAGAGGAGCTTGGAGACATGGTCCATGGTGAAACCTACTCACTGATTGAAGCTAAGAAGACGGACCAGGACAGAATGAGAGTGCTGTATCAAAGGACACTTCGGTCAGGAGGGGAAGTGGTCAAAGCAGCTTTCTACGACGCCctcaaaaaaaatcattccaaACTAGTGGAGAGGCTAGGAG CTCCACCCACAGGCCAGCCAGCTCTGATAACAGGG GACAGTAACTGGTTACACCTGAGTACCAGCTACTGGCCTCAG gattctgtctctgtttctacTGGGGAAATGAATAATACGGATAAAG gaaagTTCGTTGACAACAACAGGGCAATGTTAATCCAAAACGTTTCTGAGGTATTGGCAATAGCAGAGGAGCTTGGAGACATGGTCCATGGTGAAACCTACTCACTGATTGAAGCTAAGGAGACGGACCAGGACAGAATGAGAGTGCTGTATCAAAGGACACTTCGGTCAGGAGGGGAAGTGGTCAAAGCAGCTTTCTACGACGCCctcaaaaaaaatcattccaaACTAGTGGAGAGGCTAGGAG GTGTCTAA
- the LOC137182940 gene encoding receptor-interacting serine/threonine-protein kinase 3-like isoform X1 — translation MALSSKTELSADDFLDGRVSIGSGGFGHVYKARHKNWGFDVAIKLLHDDVSAEKALYGEASLMNEASSEFVVRVYGFYKEEKPMQKGIVMEFMTRGSIQSLQKDLSGPPPWPLALRLAHQVALAINFLHSKDLMHQDLKPSNVLLTEDLNAKLADFGLSRVSTSALNRKEGMTGEIGGSYKYMPPEAFELSYPPVRSFDIYSYGILLWSIVTGKEPYPSIVAADSSLLKMGIRRGDRPPLTEIDQKADGLKELVDLMKSCWHGDPTQRPYAKKCWKVTEDVFSRHGKKGINDAVHKVKTTLDSPTNNQHSNTSVASSSPPQPPEQSESNDEVDHARFTNTGRSFKQDSVSVSTGEMNNTDKEKFVDKKRAVLIQNVSEVLAIAEELGDMVHGETYSLIIAKETNQDRMRVLYLRTLRSGGEEVKAALYDALKKHHPKLVERLGGV, via the exons ATGGCACTGAGCAGCAAGACTGAGCTGAGTGCAGATGACTTCTTGGACGGACGGGTATCCATTGGCTCTGGGGGATTTGGTCACGTCTACAAGGCCAGGCACAAGAACTGGGGTTTTGATGTGGCCATTAAGCTACTTCATGATGATGTGAG CGCCGAGAAAGCACTTTATGGAGAGGCTTCTCTTATGAATGAGGCCTCCTCTGAGTTTGTGGTGAGGGTTTATGGATTTTATAAGGAAGAAAAGCCCATGCAAAAGGGAATAGTCATGGAATTCATGACAAGAGGCTCCATTCAGTCCCTGCAGAAGGACCTGTCTGGCCCTCCACCGTGGCCTCTGGCCTTGCGCTTGGCCCATCAGGTGGCTTTAGCCATAAACTTTCTCCATTCAAAGGACCTTATGCACCAGGACCTAAAGCCAAGTAATGTACTGCTGACTGAAGACCTCAATGCCAAG ctGGCAGACTTTGGTCTGTCCAGGGTTTCTACCAGTGCATTGAACAGAAAGGAAGGAATGACAGGAGAAATCGGAGGCTCTTACAAGTACATGCCTCCCGAGGCTTTCGAATTATCATACCCACCTGTTCGTTCTTTTGACATATACAG CTATGGTATCCTTCTCTGGTCTATTGTTACTGGTAAAGAGCCCTATCCAA GCATTGTAGCGGCGGATTCCAGTCTTTTGAAAATGGGGATCAGAAGAGGGGACAGACCTCCCTTGACGGAAATTGACCAGAAGGCAGATGGATTAAAAGAGCTGGTTGACCTCATGAAGAGTTGCTGGCATGGGGATCCCACTCAGAGGCCATACGCTAAGA AGTGCTGGAAAGTCACTGAGGATGTGTTCTCAAGGCATGGAAAGAAGGGAATTAATGATGCGGTCCATAAAGTCAAGACAACACTG GATTCACCAACTAATAATCAACATTCAAACACATCTGTTGCCTCCAGCTCTCCTCCTCAGCCACCAG AACAGTCAGAGTCAAATGATGAGGTAGATCATGCCAGATTTACAAATACTGGAAGGTCTTTTAAACAG gattctgtctctgtttctacTGGGGAAATGAATAATACGGATAAAG aaaagttcGTAGACAAGAAAAGGGCAGTGTTAATCCAAAACGTTTCTGAGGTATTGGCAATAGCAGAGGAGCTTGGAGACATGGTCCATGGTGAAACCTACTCACTGATTATAGCTAAGGAGACGAACCAGGACAGAATGAGAGTGCTGTATCTAAGGACACTTCGGTCAGGAGGGGAAGAGGTCAAAGCAGCCCTCTACGACGCCCTCAAAAAACATCATCCCAAACTAGTGGAGAGGCTAGGAG GTGTCTAA
- the LOC137182940 gene encoding receptor-interacting serine/threonine-protein kinase 3-like isoform X2, producing MWPLSYFMMIAEKALYGEASLMNEASSEFVVRVYGFYKEEKPMQKGIVMEFMTRGSIQSLQKDLSGPPPWPLALRLAHQVALAINFLHSKDLMHQDLKPSNVLLTEDLNAKLADFGLSRVSTSALNRKEGMTGEIGGSYKYMPPEAFELSYPPVRSFDIYSYGILLWSIVTGKEPYPSIVAADSSLLKMGIRRGDRPPLTEIDQKADGLKELVDLMKSCWHGDPTQRPYAKKCWKVTEDVFSRHGKKGINDAVHKVKTTLDSPTNNQHSNTSVASSSPPQPPEQSESNDEVDHARFTNTGRSFKQDSVSVSTGEMNNTDKEKFVDKKRAVLIQNVSEVLAIAEELGDMVHGETYSLIIAKETNQDRMRVLYLRTLRSGGEEVKAALYDALKKHHPKLVERLGGV from the exons ATGTGGCCATTAAGCTACTTCATGATGAT CGCCGAGAAAGCACTTTATGGAGAGGCTTCTCTTATGAATGAGGCCTCCTCTGAGTTTGTGGTGAGGGTTTATGGATTTTATAAGGAAGAAAAGCCCATGCAAAAGGGAATAGTCATGGAATTCATGACAAGAGGCTCCATTCAGTCCCTGCAGAAGGACCTGTCTGGCCCTCCACCGTGGCCTCTGGCCTTGCGCTTGGCCCATCAGGTGGCTTTAGCCATAAACTTTCTCCATTCAAAGGACCTTATGCACCAGGACCTAAAGCCAAGTAATGTACTGCTGACTGAAGACCTCAATGCCAAG ctGGCAGACTTTGGTCTGTCCAGGGTTTCTACCAGTGCATTGAACAGAAAGGAAGGAATGACAGGAGAAATCGGAGGCTCTTACAAGTACATGCCTCCCGAGGCTTTCGAATTATCATACCCACCTGTTCGTTCTTTTGACATATACAG CTATGGTATCCTTCTCTGGTCTATTGTTACTGGTAAAGAGCCCTATCCAA GCATTGTAGCGGCGGATTCCAGTCTTTTGAAAATGGGGATCAGAAGAGGGGACAGACCTCCCTTGACGGAAATTGACCAGAAGGCAGATGGATTAAAAGAGCTGGTTGACCTCATGAAGAGTTGCTGGCATGGGGATCCCACTCAGAGGCCATACGCTAAGA AGTGCTGGAAAGTCACTGAGGATGTGTTCTCAAGGCATGGAAAGAAGGGAATTAATGATGCGGTCCATAAAGTCAAGACAACACTG GATTCACCAACTAATAATCAACATTCAAACACATCTGTTGCCTCCAGCTCTCCTCCTCAGCCACCAG AACAGTCAGAGTCAAATGATGAGGTAGATCATGCCAGATTTACAAATACTGGAAGGTCTTTTAAACAG gattctgtctctgtttctacTGGGGAAATGAATAATACGGATAAAG aaaagttcGTAGACAAGAAAAGGGCAGTGTTAATCCAAAACGTTTCTGAGGTATTGGCAATAGCAGAGGAGCTTGGAGACATGGTCCATGGTGAAACCTACTCACTGATTATAGCTAAGGAGACGAACCAGGACAGAATGAGAGTGCTGTATCTAAGGACACTTCGGTCAGGAGGGGAAGAGGTCAAAGCAGCCCTCTACGACGCCCTCAAAAAACATCATCCCAAACTAGTGGAGAGGCTAGGAG GTGTCTAA